The Anabrus simplex isolate iqAnaSimp1 chromosome 1, ASM4041472v1, whole genome shotgun sequence genome window below encodes:
- the LOC136857749 gene encoding uncharacterized protein, with the protein MSPASQGSLEVERYIGSCLISSSVRSSNTTSNNSTVNHHPKGLKKGTCPSNHHYRHNNYNGVPLCECGANTRYGSAGRSWAGMPLISMASTGSRRNRKSSTSTPAGRTGKGSCKGVDGEQTRTPLSRLAIHTQGAPLILAGRYSSNNNNNTTSKGPPVRQHPARKYNNGTINNSKEIIEKNSVPGSTSATPNSSDTLSVASDESSGHSENSLPRIIKPRKRRKKDRKPPPSANISPSEATKSVSPSSESKNQESSNIVTLKPYVPLCYDIYKGSKVCGVPCVVDDERASQTSEEDAHDVKLHHEFDDVEGEDDNVALFPYPVCQCSYCDPAGLIWDVDQHCYSPFLTPPSPDSPFTNIPFFSSPPPTSTELHSFSLFSNNDASPASTTEKDTCSGLRRSWSDPSASPSHRVPFCSSSQSLEVSTEIVTSPNGHRDIEIKFYSSSPPSAVPAQDNSEKVKFRWGSEPGGLWGTASDLGEEVKQLRLQVEE; encoded by the coding sequence ATGAGCCCTGCTTCCCAGGGCAGTCTTGAGGTTGAACGTTACATCGGCAGCTGCTTAATATCGTCCTCTGTGCGCAGCAGTAATACGACCAGCAATAACAGCACCGTGAACCATCATCCCAAAGGACTTAAGAAAGGAACGTGTCCAAGCAATCATCACTACCGGCATAATAACTACAACGGCGTCCCTCTATGCGAGTGTGGCGCCAATACCCGATATGGGTCAGCGGGTCGGAGTTGGGCCGGCATGCCGCTCATTTCAATGGCTTCAACCGGGTCCAGGCGCAATCGCAAATCATCCACTTCGACACCGGCAGGTAGGACCGGCAAGGGTAGCTGTAAAGGCGTGGACGGGGAGCAGACGAGAACTCCTCTCTCACGCCTAGCTATCCACACCCAAGGAGCTCCCCTCATCTTGGCAGGCCGTTATAGcagtaacaacaataacaatactaCCAGCAAGGGCCCGCCTGTCAGGCAGCACCCTGCCAGGAAATACAACAATGGCACTATTAACAATAGTAAGGAGATTATAGAAAAGAATTCGGTGCCAGGCAGTACCAGTGCTACACCCAACAGCAGCGATACACTAAGTGTGGCCAGCGACGAGAGTTCGGGTCATTCAGAGAACAGTTTACCACGGATTATAAAACCGCGCAAGCGGCGGAAGAAGGACCGCAAGCCACCCCCCAGCGCTAATATATCCCCGAGTGAAGCTACCAAGTCCGTTTCACCCTCTAGTGAAAGCAAAAATCAAGAATCATCTAATATCGTTACCCTCAAGCCGTATGTGCCGTTGTGTTACGATATTTACAAGGGTAGCAAAGTATGCGGCGTTCCCTGCGTTGTGGATGATGAACGAGCTTCGCAGACGTCCGAGGAGGATGCACATGACGTGAAACTTCACCATGAGTTTGACGATGTTGAAGGTGAGGACGATAATGTGGCCTTATTTCCGTATCCTGTATGCCAGTGTAGCTACTGTGACCCAGCTGGACTCATCTGGGATGTAGACCAGCATTGTTACTCTCCTTTTTTAACACCACCATCGCCAGATTCACCCTTCACGAACATTCCTTTCTTCTCGAGTCCGCCACCTACCTCGACCGAGTTGCACTCCTTCAGCTTATTCAGCAATAATGATGCTTCGCCGGCTTCAACGACCGAGAAGGACACCTGTTCTGGACTGCGTCGTAGTTGGAGTGACCCATCGGCTTCGCCTTCGCACAGGGTTCCCTTCTGTTCGTCGTCGCAGAGTTTGGAGGTGTCCACGGAGATCGTAACTTCTCCGAATGGTCACCGGGATATCGAAATAAAATTTTACTCTTCGTCTCCTCCAAGTGCTGTGCCAGCTCAGGACAACAGTGAGAAAGTGAAATTCAGATGGGGCAGTGAACCAGGAGGTTTGTGGGGAACCGCGAGTGATCTCGGAGAGGAAGTGAAACAGTTACGGTTGCAAGTGGAGGAATAG